The Trinickia acidisoli genome includes a window with the following:
- a CDS encoding RNA polymerase sigma factor, producing MTTLPNEPTPPVLAALLARVAAQDPAALRTLYELTSAKLFGVALRILVRREWAEEALQESFVNVWRYAGDYREALAAPLTWMAAIVRNRALDCLRRQKAVASDGSSLTTEWNDSLDEVLAGNERDPADSALLSEQAKQLEICLSRLDASQRQAVALAYLRDQSHSEIAEQLSVPLGTVKSWVRRGLEKLKICMGGQ from the coding sequence ATGACCACATTACCCAACGAACCCACACCGCCGGTACTCGCGGCTCTGCTCGCGCGCGTCGCGGCGCAAGACCCGGCCGCGCTGCGCACGCTGTACGAACTCACCAGTGCGAAACTGTTTGGCGTCGCGCTACGTATATTGGTGAGACGCGAATGGGCGGAGGAAGCCTTGCAAGAATCGTTCGTCAATGTTTGGCGCTATGCGGGCGATTACCGCGAGGCGCTCGCGGCTCCGCTCACGTGGATGGCGGCGATCGTGCGCAACCGCGCGCTCGACTGTCTGCGCCGGCAAAAGGCCGTCGCGTCCGACGGTTCGTCGCTCACGACCGAATGGAACGACTCGCTCGACGAAGTCCTTGCGGGCAACGAGCGCGATCCGGCCGATTCGGCGCTTTTGTCCGAACAAGCGAAGCAGCTCGAGATCTGCCTCTCGCGGCTCGATGCGAGCCAGCGGCAGGCCGTCGCGCTTGCCTATCTGCGCGATCAGAGCCACAGCGAGATCGCGGAACAGCTCTCGGTGCCGCTCGGCACGGTCAAGTCGTGGGTGCGGCGCGGGCTTGAAAAACTGAAGATTTGCATGGGGGGCCAGTGA
- a CDS encoding anti-sigma factor produces MNLHRNPDLIDRLAGEYALGVLRGGARQRFEALARQDSRVREAIEGWQARIGAMTELAPSVAPPASTWEGVERQLGLAAAARAAAAPARVAPQASPARIAFGRARARWFESLAFWRGWSIGATGLAFAAVIALAVTLRPFAPEGAPAEQAAQTAQTAPPSGAKIERVAYVAALVPPDQPKSPTMAFVMWDDKNAMASVHRMSGGNAPPPGRSEELWGVMRDGKMVSLGMLPAGEIVAMKVHGMNAYVKLAVSVEPMGGSRRTDGPSGPVVAEGSLMATA; encoded by the coding sequence ATGAACTTGCACCGGAATCCCGATCTCATCGATCGCTTAGCCGGAGAATACGCGCTCGGCGTATTGCGCGGCGGCGCGCGCCAGCGCTTCGAAGCGCTGGCCCGACAAGACAGCCGGGTGCGCGAAGCCATCGAAGGCTGGCAAGCGCGCATCGGGGCGATGACCGAACTCGCGCCCAGCGTCGCGCCGCCGGCGAGCACGTGGGAAGGCGTCGAGCGTCAACTCGGACTCGCTGCGGCGGCGCGCGCCGCAGCGGCCCCGGCACGCGTGGCGCCACAGGCTTCCCCCGCGCGCATCGCATTCGGTCGAGCCCGCGCGCGCTGGTTCGAGTCGCTCGCGTTCTGGCGTGGCTGGTCGATCGGCGCCACGGGCCTCGCGTTCGCCGCGGTGATCGCGCTCGCGGTGACGCTGCGGCCGTTCGCTCCCGAAGGAGCGCCGGCCGAGCAAGCCGCGCAAACGGCACAAACGGCGCCCCCGAGCGGGGCGAAGATCGAGCGCGTGGCGTACGTCGCGGCACTCGTGCCGCCCGATCAGCCGAAGAGCCCGACGATGGCATTCGTGATGTGGGACGACAAGAACGCCATGGCGAGCGTGCACCGCATGAGCGGCGGCAACGCGCCGCCGCCCGGCAGGAGCGAAGAGCTCTGGGGCGTGATGCGCGACGGCAAGATGGTGTCGCTCGGCATGCTGCCCGCCGGCGAAATCGTCGCGATGAAAGTGCACGGCATGAACGCCTACGTGAAGCTGGCCGTCTCGGTCGAGCCCATGGGCGGCTCGCGGCGCACGGACGGCCCGAGCGGTCCCGTCGTCGCCGAAGGCTCGCTGATGGCAACGGCGTGA